A window from Nitrospirota bacterium encodes these proteins:
- a CDS encoding type II toxin-antitoxin system RelE/ParE family toxin, with product MPWAIEYYATVDGKRPVEKFIDSLSPEGKANYVFIADLLEEYGLNVKEPYVKPITGSKKLFEIRIKDRSNIHRIFYFAYTGKKFILLHGFTKKTKKTPRKEIEIAIKRMQDYISKKR from the coding sequence ATGCCATGGGCGATTGAGTATTACGCTACTGTTGATGGTAAACGACCGGTAGAGAAATTCATTGATTCCCTATCTCCGGAGGGCAAAGCCAACTATGTTTTTATTGCAGACCTGTTAGAGGAATACGGACTAAATGTAAAAGAACCTTATGTGAAGCCGATCACCGGCAGCAAGAAGCTATTTGAAATAAGAATAAAAGACAGGTCCAATATCCACAGGATATTTTATTTTGCCTATACAGGCAAGAAATTTATTCTATTGCATGGTTTCACAAAAAAGACAAAAAAAACGCCGCGAAAAGAAATAGAGATAGCCATTAAAAGGATGCAAGACTATATCTCAAAAAAGAGGTGA
- the trmD gene encoding tRNA (guanosine(37)-N1)-methyltransferase TrmD: MKCDILTLFPDIITAYLNESILKRAQEKHLLEIKVYNIRDFASGKHKVVDDYPFGGGAGMVIKAEPLFKAVDHLKKDDVKRKVILLSPQGKPFTQTKAEELSKEIARLVFICGKYEGIDERVTTSLVDEEISVGDYVLTGGELAALIVIDASARLIPGALGDARSAEEESFSWGLLDYPHFTRPGEFEGMKVPEVLISGNHKEIWLWRRKEALRKTLKIRPDLIEKIQLTDIDKFLISEIKGEE, encoded by the coding sequence ATGAAATGCGATATCCTGACGCTGTTTCCTGATATAATAACCGCCTACCTTAACGAGAGTATTCTTAAAAGGGCTCAGGAAAAGCACCTGCTTGAGATTAAGGTCTATAACATCAGAGATTTTGCGTCAGGAAAGCACAAGGTAGTTGACGATTACCCCTTTGGCGGCGGGGCAGGGATGGTAATTAAGGCTGAGCCGCTCTTTAAGGCAGTGGACCATCTTAAAAAAGATGATGTTAAGAGAAAGGTTATACTCTTAAGCCCACAGGGAAAGCCTTTTACACAGACTAAAGCTGAGGAGCTTTCAAAGGAAATCGCCCGGCTGGTCTTTATATGCGGCAAGTATGAGGGCATAGACGAAAGGGTAACAACCTCACTTGTGGATGAGGAAATTTCCGTAGGCGATTATGTTTTAACAGGCGGGGAGCTGGCGGCGCTGATTGTAATTGATGCCTCGGCAAGGCTTATTCCCGGAGCGCTCGGGGATGCAAGGTCGGCTGAGGAAGAGTCATTTTCATGGGGCTTGCTCGACTATCCCCATTTTACAAGGCCCGGAGAATTTGAGGGGATGAAGGTGCCGGAGGTCCTCATTTCCGGCAATCATAAGGAAATATGGCTTTGGCGCAGAAAAGAGGCGCTGAGAAAAACACTTAAAATAAGGCCTGACCTCATTGAAAAGATACAGCTTACTGATATTGATAAATTTTTAATTTCAGAGATAAAAGGAGAGGAATAA
- the rplS gene encoding 50S ribosomal protein L19, which yields MDAIKVVESSYKKERASFGIGDTVKVNIRVVEGDKERFQPYEGVVISRRGSGTREMFTVRKLSYGIGVERIFPINSPMIDKIELVKEGHVRRAKLYYLRGKKGKAAKVKEKSFNA from the coding sequence ATGGATGCCATAAAAGTTGTAGAAAGCAGTTATAAAAAAGAGCGCGCCTCTTTCGGCATAGGCGACACCGTTAAGGTGAATATCAGGGTCGTTGAGGGAGACAAGGAACGGTTTCAGCCTTACGAAGGCGTTGTGATTTCACGCAGGGGAAGCGGCACACGTGAGATGTTTACGGTAAGAAAACTTTCTTACGGCATCGGTGTGGAAAGGATATTCCCGATTAATTCCCCGATGATAGACAAGATAGAGCTTGTTAAAGAAGGGCATGTAAGACGAGCAAAACTTTATTACCTGCGCGGTAAAAAAGGCAAGGCGGCAAAGGTTAAAGAAAAATCCTTTAACGCATAA
- a CDS encoding HNH nuclease family protein — protein sequence MKFRNPRPQKPAAGKTASEIVRELKEGKAPVSDYRGQSLKIHGLICAKCGREFDSKDRRLLTVHHKDGNRQNNPPDGSNWENLCIYCHDDEHGRALLGDYLKGTGGKS from the coding sequence ATAAAATTCAGAAACCCCCGGCCGCAAAAGCCCGCCGCAGGCAAGACCGCCTCTGAAATCGTCCGGGAATTAAAAGAGGGCAAGGCCCCTGTCTCCGATTACAGGGGGCAATCTCTGAAAATCCACGGCCTGATATGCGCCAAATGCGGGAGGGAGTTTGATTCCAAAGACCGGCGCCTCCTCACAGTGCATCATAAAGACGGCAACCGCCAAAACAATCCTCCTGACGGCTCCAACTGGGAAAACCTCTGCATCTATTGCCATGACGACGAGCACGGCAGAGCACTGCTCGGAGATTATCTTAAGGGGACAGGGGGAAAGAGTTGA
- a CDS encoding helix-turn-helix transcriptional regulator, giving the protein MSYTYREHRKKLLRDKEVREACENLLPEYELAKSIIEQRLKKKMTQEDIAVKAGIPQSTVSRIERLTHGLPKLSTLKKIAEALDAKIIIRFEAKKAPRPYIVDTKHEKLFAINEAKRHYGKRTRS; this is encoded by the coding sequence ATGAGTTACACTTACAGGGAACATAGGAAAAAACTGTTAAGGGACAAAGAAGTTAGAGAAGCATGTGAAAACCTGCTTCCTGAATATGAACTTGCTAAAAGCATCATAGAGCAGAGATTAAAAAAGAAAATGACACAGGAGGATATTGCAGTCAAAGCTGGAATTCCCCAATCTACGGTATCAAGGATAGAAAGACTTACACATGGCCTGCCGAAATTATCCACGCTTAAAAAGATAGCCGAGGCCCTTGACGCTAAAATAATCATCAGGTTTGAGGCAAAAAAAGCTCCCCGACCGTATATCGTTGACACAAAGCATGAAAAGCTGTTTGCAATCAATGAGGCAAAAAGGCATTACGGCAAGAGAACTCGAAGTTAA
- a CDS encoding KH domain-containing protein, whose product MRELIEHMAKALVDKPEEVSVAEVAGERTTVYELKVALTDLGKVIGKQGKTARAMRSILSAAGAKLGKHCVLEILE is encoded by the coding sequence ATGAGAGAATTGATTGAACACATGGCAAAGGCTTTGGTTGACAAGCCGGAGGAAGTTTCTGTGGCAGAAGTGGCAGGGGAAAGAACCACTGTTTACGAACTGAAGGTCGCACTGACTGATCTCGGCAAGGTAATCGGTAAACAGGGAAAAACTGCAAGGGCTATGCGGTCTATCTTAAGCGCGGCAGGTGCAAAACTCGGAAAGCACTGTGTGCTTGAGATTTTGGAATAA
- a CDS encoding DUF72 domain-containing protein, with translation MQKYKIGCSGFMYDAWKGVFYPEELPQKNWLSFYGEKFDALELNVTFYRLLKKEAFERWYKETSPRFSFSLKGSRFITHVKKLKDVELPLSTFFNTTAPLMEKLEVVLWQLPPNLKANLKVLKEFIEALKPYPMRYAFEFRHKSWINSKVFKLLSTYNIAVCMADWPPFIEEVPLTADFVYIRRHGKGGNYSTPYPTEQLKKDAKKIKAFMKEGKDVYIFFNNDAFGYAPQNAKELKEILAGPAAKASLKKKVVPAKKVKPKKKTTPKKVKPKEKAILKKKPAPKKVKPKKKAVSKKKTKPVPKKHGSKGSAKKQGKKPVKKPVKKKTAKKSRR, from the coding sequence ATGCAAAAATACAAAATAGGCTGCAGCGGGTTTATGTACGATGCTTGGAAAGGTGTTTTTTATCCGGAGGAACTTCCGCAAAAAAACTGGCTCTCATTCTACGGAGAAAAATTTGACGCCCTTGAATTAAATGTCACCTTTTACAGACTGCTTAAGAAAGAGGCCTTTGAGAGGTGGTATAAGGAAACATCTCCGAGATTTTCATTCAGCCTTAAGGGCAGCCGTTTTATAACACATGTAAAGAAACTCAAGGACGTTGAGCTTCCGCTTTCAACTTTTTTCAATACCACCGCGCCTCTTATGGAGAAACTTGAAGTGGTGCTGTGGCAGCTTCCGCCCAACCTGAAGGCAAACCTGAAGGTGCTTAAGGAATTTATAGAGGCGCTTAAGCCTTATCCTATGCGGTATGCCTTTGAATTCAGGCATAAGAGCTGGATTAACAGCAAGGTTTTCAAACTGCTTTCAACTTACAATATTGCCGTATGTATGGCAGACTGGCCGCCCTTTATTGAAGAAGTGCCTTTGACTGCCGACTTTGTTTATATCAGAAGGCACGGCAAAGGCGGAAATTATTCCACCCCTTATCCCACAGAGCAGTTGAAGAAGGATGCAAAAAAAATAAAGGCGTTCATGAAAGAGGGGAAGGATGTGTATATATTTTTCAATAATGATGCGTTCGGGTATGCGCCGCAGAATGCAAAAGAGCTGAAGGAAATTCTTGCAGGACCTGCCGCAAAGGCGTCCCTGAAGAAAAAGGTTGTTCCTGCCAAAAAGGTAAAACCCAAAAAGAAGACCACACCAAAAAAAGTGAAGCCAAAGGAGAAGGCAATCCTCAAGAAAAAACCAGCACCGAAGAAAGTGAAACCTAAGAAAAAGGCTGTTTCTAAGAAAAAGACTAAGCCCGTCCCGAAGAAACACGGCAGTAAAGGCAGTGCCAAAAAACAGGGCAAAAAACCCGTAAAGAAACCTGTCAAGAAGAAGACCGCAAAAAAATCCCGGCGTTAA
- a CDS encoding DUF2784 domain-containing protein codes for MSVSFYSIAADIVVLTHFLWIIFLIFGAVWGRKYRPVKIFHLFGMGFAVVIQIFGWYCPLTHLEIRFRRMHNPEMTYSGSFIIHYIEKLVYVNISARTIFILTIVLAIITAWIYLKKPWKKAKI; via the coding sequence ATGAGTGTATCTTTTTATTCAATCGCCGCTGACATCGTTGTCCTAACCCATTTTTTGTGGATAATATTTCTTATCTTCGGCGCGGTCTGGGGCAGGAAATACAGACCGGTGAAAATATTTCATCTGTTTGGAATGGGGTTTGCCGTAGTTATACAGATATTCGGATGGTACTGCCCCCTGACACACCTTGAAATCCGGTTCAGGCGCATGCACAACCCGGAGATGACTTACTCAGGTTCTTTTATAATTCACTATATTGAAAAACTGGTATATGTCAACATCTCTGCCCGGACAATATTTATCCTGACAATAGTCCTTGCCATAATCACGGCATGGATTTATCTGAAAAAACCTTGGAAGAAAGCCAAAATCTAA
- the murQ gene encoding N-acetylmuramic acid 6-phosphate etherase gives MYITETRNPRSNDLDIIPTDKAIELFIRGEIHGLKSILKEKKSIEDAIASAVKALIKGGRVFYIGAGTSGRIGVIDAAEVRPTFGTPKNKFQAVIAGGKKAVFSSVERAEDNIKSAADAVRTRKIGTKDMVIGITASGRTPFVLSALKEAKRQRAETWLVTFNKIQKPPFVDWLIKVITGPELLTGSTRLKAGTATKVILNMISTFTMVRLGKVYQNLMVDVKPANKKLRERAKNIIKEITGASEREAEKFLKASKGNAKLAILMKVKKLNRNEAMKLLKKHEGMLRTALK, from the coding sequence ATGTACATAACAGAAACGCGAAATCCCCGTTCCAACGATCTTGATATTATTCCAACAGACAAGGCTATTGAGCTATTTATCAGAGGGGAAATACACGGCTTAAAAAGCATACTTAAAGAAAAAAAATCCATTGAAGATGCAATAGCCTCTGCAGTGAAGGCGCTTATAAAAGGCGGAAGGGTTTTCTATATCGGCGCCGGCACAAGCGGACGCATAGGGGTTATTGATGCGGCAGAGGTGCGTCCCACATTCGGCACGCCAAAAAATAAATTTCAGGCGGTTATCGCCGGCGGTAAAAAGGCGGTTTTTTCTTCTGTTGAAAGAGCGGAAGATAATATTAAATCAGCGGCTGATGCAGTCAGGACCAGGAAAATCGGGACTAAGGATATGGTGATAGGAATTACTGCAAGCGGCAGAACCCCGTTTGTCCTCTCTGCATTAAAGGAGGCAAAAAGACAGAGGGCAGAGACATGGCTTGTCACCTTTAATAAAATTCAGAAACCGCCTTTTGTTGACTGGTTAATAAAGGTTATTACAGGCCCTGAATTACTCACAGGCTCTACAAGGCTTAAGGCAGGCACTGCGACAAAGGTAATTTTAAATATGATTTCAACTTTTACAATGGTGCGGCTTGGAAAGGTCTATCAGAACCTTATGGTTGACGTAAAGCCGGCGAATAAAAAATTGCGGGAGCGGGCAAAAAATATAATCAAGGAAATAACCGGTGCAAGTGAAAGGGAGGCGGAGAAATTTCTAAAGGCCTCTAAAGGAAACGCAAAACTTGCGATTTTAATGAAGGTGAAAAAATTAAACCGTAATGAGGCAATGAAGCTTTTAAAAAAACATGAGGGAATGTTGAGGACGGCGCTTAAGTGA
- the rpsP gene encoding 30S ribosomal protein S16, translated as MVKIRLTRKGGKKKPFYRVIVCDSRSRRDGPFLEILGTYNPLTNPSEIKINTERAKHWLSCGAQPSSTVQKLLKISGV; from the coding sequence TTGGTAAAGATCAGACTTACAAGAAAAGGCGGCAAGAAAAAACCATTCTACAGGGTGATAGTATGCGACTCAAGGTCCAGAAGAGACGGTCCGTTTCTGGAAATTTTAGGGACTTATAATCCTTTAACTAACCCTTCAGAAATCAAGATAAACACAGAAAGGGCCAAACACTGGCTCAGTTGTGGTGCGCAGCCGTCTTCTACCGTTCAGAAACTCTTGAAAATTTCCGGCGTATAG
- a CDS encoding ribonuclease HII, whose product MNASALFQFDETVRRAYPVIAGLDEAGRGPLAGPVVAGAVILPAGRIIEGLKDSKLTTLNERLRLFNDITANAVAIGIGIVSSDAIDRINILQSTYLAMKSAVRHLKQNPGILLIDAVRLPGIEIPQKSIIKGESISASIAAASIIAKVIRDSIMDLYHEKYPPYNFSKHKGYGTKEHISLIRAYGPCPIHRKSFRKVMDVELPLA is encoded by the coding sequence ATGAATGCCTCCGCACTCTTTCAGTTTGATGAAACAGTTAGGCGCGCTTATCCGGTAATTGCAGGCCTTGATGAGGCAGGCAGGGGACCCCTCGCAGGTCCTGTGGTAGCAGGGGCGGTTATACTGCCGGCAGGGCGCATAATTGAAGGCCTTAAGGATTCAAAACTAACCACTCTTAACGAACGCCTCCGGCTTTTTAATGATATTACGGCAAATGCAGTTGCCATAGGCATCGGGATTGTCAGCTCTGATGCAATAGACAGGATAAACATCCTGCAATCTACGTATCTTGCCATGAAGTCCGCAGTCCGGCATTTAAAACAAAACCCCGGCATCCTCTTAATTGACGCCGTCCGTCTCCCCGGAATTGAAATCCCGCAAAAATCCATCATCAAGGGCGAATCCATAAGCGCTTCCATCGCAGCAGCATCCATAATTGCAAAGGTTATAAGAGACAGCATAATGGATTTATATCATGAAAAATACCCACCATATAATTTCAGTAAACACAAGGGATACGGCACAAAAGAACACATAAGCCTCATACGCGCGTACGGTCCCTGCCCCATTCACAGGAAAAGTTTTAGAAAAGTAATGGATGTAGAACTGCCGCTTGCTTAA
- the dcd gene encoding dCTP deaminase, with amino-acid sequence MSALTKKDIFHCMNKEIESRLVITPLFDPRDSFDASAVNVRLGNEFIVMRKQSFPLLDIADETSLKKVERYYEKITLRYHEEFVLHPNQLIIGSTLEYICLPSDLMCYVAGKSTWGRMGLIIATATKVDPGFKGCITLEIINEGEVPIAVYPGIPIAQLVFHETTSNAKYDGRYVCPTGPQFPDFSRSKKKWDFWYPKKQ; translated from the coding sequence ATGAGCGCACTAACTAAAAAAGATATTTTTCACTGTATGAATAAAGAAATAGAGAGCCGTTTAGTTATTACTCCGTTGTTCGACCCTCGTGATTCATTTGATGCTTCTGCTGTGAATGTGCGACTTGGCAATGAATTTATTGTTATGAGAAAACAATCTTTTCCGTTATTAGACATTGCTGACGAAACATCGTTGAAAAAAGTAGAAAGATATTATGAAAAAATTACGCTAAGATATCATGAAGAATTTGTACTTCATCCAAATCAACTTATAATAGGAAGTACACTTGAATATATCTGCTTGCCCAGTGATTTAATGTGTTATGTAGCTGGAAAATCTACTTGGGGACGTATGGGATTAATAATTGCTACTGCTACAAAAGTAGACCCTGGCTTTAAAGGCTGTATTACATTAGAAATAATTAATGAAGGGGAAGTACCAATTGCCGTTTATCCAGGAATTCCGATTGCCCAATTAGTATTTCATGAAACTACAAGTAACGCAAAATATGATGGACGATATGTATGCCCGACAGGACCTCAATTCCCTGATTTCTCAAGAAGCAAAAAAAAGTGGGATTTTTGGTATCCTAAAAAACAATAA
- the tgt gene encoding tRNA guanosine(34) transglycosylase Tgt, protein MEQSVKSQFRFKILTTDGSARRGQIHTRRGIINTPAFIPVGTSAAVKAMTQDELKEIGAEIILSNTYHLYLRPGPEIIKELGGLHKFMNWQAPILTDSGGFQVFSLSPLRKITDEGVEFRSHLDGSLHFLTPELVMEIQAALGSDIAMAFDECTPYPATKEYTLKSLELTTRWAKRGKEAMKLRRWEDEKKISTSQPLNFLTSNPHSQALFGIVQGGVYEDLRRQSARELVEMDFEGYAIGGLSVGEPKELMYEVVNYTAPILPEYKPRYLMGVGDLIDVIEAVSAGIDMFDCVMPTRNARNGTLFTSTGRISIKREEFKKDPKPLDSNCGCHACRNYSRAYLRHLFMNREILSMRLNTIHNLYFYLGFFKQMRDAIEAGRFTDFKRQWTPVLQRSTENND, encoded by the coding sequence ATGGAGCAATCTGTTAAATCACAATTCCGATTTAAGATACTTACAACCGACGGCTCAGCGAGGCGGGGGCAGATACATACAAGGCGCGGGATTATCAACACGCCTGCCTTTATCCCTGTGGGCACAAGTGCCGCTGTCAAGGCAATGACTCAGGACGAGCTTAAGGAAATCGGCGCTGAGATCATACTTTCAAACACCTACCACCTTTACCTCAGGCCCGGGCCTGAGATAATTAAAGAATTAGGCGGGCTTCATAAATTCATGAACTGGCAGGCGCCTATACTTACGGACAGCGGAGGATTTCAGGTGTTCAGCCTCTCGCCTTTAAGAAAAATTACAGATGAGGGCGTTGAGTTCAGGTCTCATCTTGACGGCTCCCTGCATTTTTTAACGCCGGAGCTTGTGATGGAAATTCAGGCTGCACTCGGCTCGGACATTGCAATGGCTTTTGATGAATGCACGCCATATCCTGCGACAAAAGAGTACACGCTGAAATCCCTTGAATTAACAACTCGGTGGGCGAAAAGGGGCAAAGAAGCTATGAAGTTAAGAAGATGGGAAGATGAGAAAAAAATCTCAACTTCTCAACCTCTCAATTTCCTAACTTCTAATCCGCATAGTCAGGCGCTGTTTGGAATTGTTCAGGGCGGGGTTTATGAAGATTTAAGGAGGCAGAGCGCGCGGGAATTAGTGGAGATGGATTTTGAGGGGTATGCAATCGGCGGGCTGAGCGTGGGGGAGCCTAAGGAATTAATGTACGAAGTGGTCAATTATACTGCGCCCATTCTGCCTGAGTACAAACCGCGTTACCTCATGGGAGTCGGAGACCTCATTGATGTCATTGAGGCGGTATCAGCGGGCATTGATATGTTTGACTGCGTGATGCCCACAAGGAATGCAAGGAACGGGACATTATTCACGAGCACAGGCAGGATAAGCATAAAACGCGAGGAGTTTAAAAAAGACCCGAAGCCCCTTGATTCAAATTGCGGATGCCATGCCTGCCGTAATTATTCAAGGGCTTACTTAAGGCATCTTTTTATGAACAGGGAAATTTTATCAATGAGGCTCAATACAATTCACAACCTTTACTTTTACCTCGGTTTTTTTAAGCAAATGCGCGATGCAATTGAAGCCGGAAGGTTTACGGATTTTAAAAGGCAATGGACGCCTGTGCTTCAGCGCAGTACGGAAAATAACGATTAG
- the mnmA gene encoding tRNA 2-thiouridine(34) synthase MnmA → MKAVVAMSGGVDSSVAAYLLKKQGYDVTGLSFELWDARDTKKADTCCSIETIEIAKDVARKLGIEHYTVDVRDAFYKHVIENFCSSYISGATPNPCILCNKFIKFDFLLKQAEKLGAEVIATGHYARIKKQDSRGQGVKGSNETSAVNSSFNLQPSYLLLKGIDLKKDQSYVLYVMTQEWLSKTIFPLGEFKKEQTREIAKGLGLGSALRAESQEICFIGSGSYVDFIKSFAPDSLKPGPVVNTQMKVIGEHKGVAFYTIGQRKRLGVQSLKALYVAGIQSQNNTIIVGSAEDAMKKAFKVKDLNWISIEPLSKLLRAKAKVRSTMKEADATIISIKNQVVMVEFDSPQWAPAPGQSAVFYDGDIVIGGGVIE, encoded by the coding sequence GTGAAGGCAGTTGTTGCTATGAGCGGCGGAGTTGATTCCTCAGTCGCCGCATATCTTCTTAAAAAACAAGGCTATGATGTTACAGGTTTAAGCTTTGAACTCTGGGATGCAAGGGACACAAAAAAAGCGGACACATGCTGTTCCATAGAGACTATTGAGATTGCAAAAGACGTTGCAAGAAAACTCGGCATAGAGCATTACACCGTAGATGTCAGAGATGCGTTTTATAAGCATGTAATTGAAAATTTTTGCAGCTCTTATATCTCAGGCGCTACGCCAAACCCCTGCATACTCTGCAATAAGTTCATAAAATTTGACTTCCTGCTAAAGCAGGCAGAAAAACTCGGGGCAGAGGTCATTGCCACAGGGCATTATGCGAGAATCAAGAAACAGGATTCAAGGGGTCAAGGGGTCAAGGGGTCAAATGAAACTTCCGCAGTGAATTCATCCTTCAACCTTCAACCTTCATACTTGCTGTTAAAGGGCATTGACCTGAAAAAAGACCAGTCATATGTCCTTTATGTGATGACGCAGGAATGGCTTTCAAAGACAATATTTCCCCTTGGTGAATTTAAAAAAGAGCAGACAAGGGAAATAGCAAAAGGGCTTGGTCTCGGCAGCGCATTAAGGGCAGAGAGCCAGGAGATATGCTTTATCGGCAGCGGAAGTTATGTTGATTTTATAAAGAGTTTTGCCCCTGACTCATTAAAGCCCGGACCTGTTGTTAATACTCAGATGAAAGTAATCGGAGAGCACAAAGGGGTTGCATTTTATACGATAGGACAGCGAAAAAGGCTTGGAGTGCAGTCGTTAAAAGCCCTTTATGTGGCAGGCATTCAGAGTCAGAATAATACAATTATTGTAGGCAGCGCAGAAGATGCTATGAAAAAGGCATTTAAGGTGAAGGACTTAAACTGGATTTCCATTGAGCCGCTGTCAAAGCTGTTAAGGGCAAAAGCAAAGGTGCGCTCTACAATGAAAGAGGCGGATGCGACAATAATTTCTATTAAAAATCAAGTGGTTATGGTAGAATTTGACAGCCCCCAATGGGCGCCGGCCCCAGGGCAGAGCGCAGTTTTTTATGACGGCGATATTGTTATAGGCGGTGGCGTGATAGAGTGA
- a CDS encoding arginine--tRNA ligase has protein sequence MKHEIIDIVQAALKRLEKQWELPEGIPKFRDIEVEIPRNESLGDITTTLAMSLAKTLKKPPREIAQDIVNAVKASGRDGIFEKIEVAGAGFINFTFKKEYLYNSFERLLKEEYSFLRVNIGSGRKVQIEFVSANPTGPLHIGHGRGAAVGNALSNILQAAGYKVQKEYYINDAGVQVRMLGQSVYARYQQMLGNDIKFPENGYHGAYIESIAEEIIKNAGNKYLGTSFDECGNFFMKFAYKKMLAQIANDLRDFGVAFDRWQSEKELYEKGDVEDSLAVLRQMGLLYKQDDALWFASAKFGDDKDRVVVKKDGEYTYFASDIAYHKDKLDRKFDTIIDIWGADHHGYIPRLRSVLKAFGLPEKKFKVILIQMVSLLRHGKLVQMSKRSGEFITLREVIEEVGADTAKFIFLTRRADSHLDFDIDIAKEQSAENPVFYVQYAFARIVSIFRQAEEKGVQGFKGLRVQGVELLFLKEAEEISIIKKLLQYPMLFEGAALSFEPHRITFYLQELAKLFHSYYNKHRVITDNEVLTSARLCLCRAVQAVLEEGLKMLGVSAPERM, from the coding sequence ATGAAACATGAAATTATTGACATAGTTCAGGCTGCGCTTAAGAGGCTTGAAAAACAGTGGGAATTGCCTGAGGGCATCCCTAAGTTTCGGGATATTGAGGTGGAAATCCCCAGAAACGAATCGCTCGGCGATATTACTACCACCCTTGCAATGAGTCTTGCAAAGACCCTAAAAAAACCGCCGCGGGAGATTGCTCAGGATATTGTTAATGCTGTAAAGGCATCCGGAAGAGACGGCATATTTGAAAAGATTGAAGTGGCAGGGGCGGGGTTTATAAACTTCACATTTAAAAAGGAATATCTGTATAACAGCTTTGAAAGACTGCTAAAAGAAGAATATTCTTTTTTGAGAGTTAATATCGGCAGCGGCAGAAAGGTGCAGATTGAGTTTGTAAGCGCCAACCCCACAGGTCCCCTTCACATAGGGCACGGCAGGGGCGCTGCGGTTGGCAATGCCCTGAGCAATATCCTTCAAGCTGCAGGCTATAAGGTTCAGAAGGAGTATTACATCAATGATGCAGGGGTGCAGGTAAGGATGCTCGGGCAGTCTGTTTATGCAAGGTATCAGCAGATGCTTGGAAACGACATCAAATTCCCTGAGAACGGTTACCACGGCGCTTATATAGAATCCATCGCAGAGGAGATCATTAAAAACGCCGGCAATAAATATCTCGGCACATCGTTTGACGAATGCGGAAATTTTTTCATGAAGTTTGCTTATAAGAAAATGCTTGCACAGATTGCAAATGACCTCCGTGATTTCGGCGTTGCATTTGACAGGTGGCAGAGCGAAAAAGAACTCTATGAAAAAGGTGATGTTGAAGACTCCCTTGCAGTGCTCAGGCAGATGGGGCTCCTTTATAAGCAGGATGATGCGTTATGGTTTGCATCCGCAAAATTCGGCGATGACAAGGACAGAGTTGTGGTAAAAAAAGACGGCGAGTACACATATTTTGCATCAGATATAGCCTATCATAAAGATAAACTTGACAGGAAATTTGATACCATCATTGACATCTGGGGCGCAGACCATCACGGCTATATCCCTCGGCTCAGGTCTGTGCTCAAGGCATTCGGGCTTCCGGAGAAAAAATTCAAGGTAATCCTTATTCAAATGGTTTCACTGCTCAGGCATGGAAAGCTGGTTCAGATGTCAAAACGTTCAGGCGAGTTCATAACGCTGCGCGAGGTGATTGAAGAAGTAGGAGCCGATACCGCAAAATTCATATTTCTTACGCGCAGGGCTGACAGTCATCTTGATTTTGACATTGATATTGCCAAGGAGCAGTCGGCTGAAAATCCTGTTTTTTATGTCCAGTACGCATTTGCAAGAATAGTAAGCATATTCAGGCAAGCGGAAGAAAAAGGGGTTCAAGGGTTCAAGGGTTTAAGGGTTCAAGGGGTGGAGTTATTATTTTTAAAAGAGGCGGAAGAGATTTCTATAATTAAAAAACTCCTTCAGTATCCGATGCTGTTTGAAGGCGCAGCGCTTTCATTTGAACCGCACAGGATAACTTTTTATCTTCAGGAGCTGGCAAAATTATTTCATTCTTATTACAACAAACACAGGGTAATAACTGATAACGAAGTGCTGACTTCTGCAAGACTCTGCCTGTGCAGGGCGGTGCAGGCGGTGCTTGAAGAAGGACTTAAAATGCTCGGGGTCAGCGCCCCGGAAAGGATGTGA